Part of the Pleurocapsa minor HA4230-MV1 genome, CTTATCTCAAAGCCATCTTAACCTCTTGAGTCTTTGTCCTCCTAAATTTCAGCAGGTATATATCGACTGTCTTGGTTCTCTTCCTGCCCCCGAACAACAGGATACTATGGAGTGGGGTAGTCGCTTTCACCTGTTGATGCAGCAAAGAGAGTTAGCTTTGCCCATTGAACCTCTATTGGCTACTGATACAGAGTTGGATAGCTCATTAAAAGCCTTAATTCAAGCTACACCAGAATTAGCGCTAGACCCCAAAATTTGGCGTGAGGCGGAACACTGTCGGACGTTGAGTGTAGATAATTTTTTATTCACTGTTATCTACGATCTATTAATTGCGGAGAATGATCGGGCAATAATTCTTGATTGGAAAACCTATCGCCAGCCGTTAGAGAGCAAAAAGCTCAGGCAAAATTGGCAAACTCGTCTCTATCTTTATGTTTTAATTGAAACTTCAGAATACAAACCCGAACAAGTTCAAATGACTTATTGGTTTGTTAAATTTGGTAAACCTAAAAACATCACCATTAAATATAGCGAGTCAAAACATCAGCAAACAAAACAAGAATTGACAGTTTTATTGAGCAATCTTGAAGTATGGTTGCAAAATTATCAGAAATTTCACACTGATTTTCCTCACCAGCCAGATTGTGAAACCAGTTGTCCTTTTTATCAAGATTTTTCAGCAGCAGCTCATCAGAAGACACATAAACCTGTTGATGAAATTGAAGAAGTATCAATTTAATAGTTAATGTGTTTAAAGATCAGGTCTGACTTAATTTGTCATAAGAATGTATATTCTGTTCTGACTACGTCAATCTTTTATCAAGAGAAAGTAATGAATACTTTAGGTAAAAAAAGTGGGTCGCCTGGGATTCGAACCCAGAACCAGTCGGTTAAAAGCCGAATACTCTACCGTTGAGCTAGCGACCCTTGAAAACATTACGGTTTAGCCGTTTTTTCCACGGATGATTATCATAGCATAAGTTTTCGGCAAAAATCTTAATTTTCCCAAATCCAGCTTTTTTTCTTTTTGGCGATCGCTTTTTGGAGATCGGGAGAAAGCCAAGAATAATACTGCGGATATACTGGTAGTCTTGCCTTTAAGCTCCATCCTGCTGATGGCAAAATTGCCGATAAAGATTCATAAGTTGAATGCGGATAATCGGGATTTACTTCATCTATCGGACTAATACCACCCAAGTCTGTCGCTCCCGCACTGAGACACTCCAGTAAAAAACTAGCATCAGGAACTAGATTAGGAGGAATTTGAATTGCTATCTCAGAGGGCAAAATCGTTTTGGCTTGAGCAATTATGGCGGGTAGCTGTTGAGGATCGAAACTGGGAGCATTTAAGACTTGCTTAGTACCAACACTATGAGGCTGTAAAATTACTTCTTGGATATGTCCCCATTTCTGATGAATACGGGCGATCTCTTCTAAAGAATTTCTGATATCTGACTGTGTTTCGCCAATGCCTAACAATATTCCTGTGGTAAAAGGAATTTTTAATTTTCCTGCCCACTCTAACTGTTGCGATCGCAATTTTGGTTCTTTGCTGGGTGCATGTTTGTGTACGGTCTGCATAAATTGAGGATTAATTTGTTCCAGCATCAACCCCATCGAGACATTTACTTTTTTTAACTGCTCCATTTCTGGCCAACTTAAAGGGCCTACGTTGGTATGAGGTAAAAAACCAAAGGATAAAGCTAGCTCACATATTTCTTTTACTTTGGTAAACCATTTTATTCGCCTATTAGATTTAGGATGAACTTCTCCACTTAAAACCAAAATCTCGGCTACTCTTTCTAGATCTAATTGTTTCAAAATATCTAGTAGCTCAGACTTTGTTAATGAATCATCTGCTTCTGGGTCAAGGCGAAAATTGCAGTAGCTACATCGATTAAAACATTCGTAGGTAGGAACTACTGTGTGAGCAGGACTAAAGGTGATGACAGAACTCATTGACTTAATATATAAACGATACTTATTTGTTATATAAGATAATATTTTATTAAAATTGTTCACATAACTAAAAGAAATGCTTTATAGTAAAAGGGTCAGTTCAATAGAACCTAGACAAATAAATAAATAAAGCAATCATAAACACAATGACAACTACTTTACAACAGCGCGAAACACGCGGTGCTTGGGAGAATTTCTGTCAGTGGGTAACTAGCACCAACAACCGCATCTATGTCGGTTGGTTCGGCGTCTTGATGATCCCCACCCTCCTAGCAGCAACAACTTGTTTCCTGATCGCCTTCGTCGCAGCACCTCCTGTAGACATCGATGGAATCCGTGAGCCTGTAGCAGGTTCCTTGATCTACGGCAACAACATCATCTCTGGAGCAGTAGTACCTAGCTCCAATGCAATCGGTCTACACTTCTACCCAATTTGGGAAGCAGCATCCTTAGACGAGTGGTTATACAACGGTGGCCCTTACCAGTTGATTATTTTCCACTTCTTGATCGGTGTATTCTCATACCTCGGTCGTC contains:
- the cofG gene encoding 7,8-didemethyl-8-hydroxy-5-deazariboflavin synthase subunit CofG, yielding MSSVITFSPAHTVVPTYECFNRCSYCNFRLDPEADDSLTKSELLDILKQLDLERVAEILVLSGEVHPKSNRRIKWFTKVKEICELALSFGFLPHTNVGPLSWPEMEQLKKVNVSMGLMLEQINPQFMQTVHKHAPSKEPKLRSQQLEWAGKLKIPFTTGILLGIGETQSDIRNSLEEIARIHQKWGHIQEVILQPHSVGTKQVLNAPSFDPQQLPAIIAQAKTILPSEIAIQIPPNLVPDASFLLECLSAGATDLGGISPIDEVNPDYPHSTYESLSAILPSAGWSLKARLPVYPQYYSWLSPDLQKAIAKKKKSWIWEN
- a CDS encoding PD-(D/E)XK nuclease family protein; translated protein: MPDRDLIRLSQSHLNLLSLCPPKFQQVYIDCLGSLPAPEQQDTMEWGSRFHLLMQQRELALPIEPLLATDTELDSSLKALIQATPELALDPKIWREAEHCRTLSVDNFLFTVIYDLLIAENDRAIILDWKTYRQPLESKKLRQNWQTRLYLYVLIETSEYKPEQVQMTYWFVKFGKPKNITIKYSESKHQQTKQELTVLLSNLEVWLQNYQKFHTDFPHQPDCETSCPFYQDFSAAAHQKTHKPVDEIEEVSI
- a CDS encoding photosystem II q(b) protein, which translates into the protein MTTTLQQRETRGAWENFCQWVTSTNNRIYVGWFGVLMIPTLLAATTCFLIAFVAAPPVDIDGIREPVAGSLIYGNNIISGAVVPSSNAIGLHFYPIWEAASLDEWLYNGGPYQLIIFHFLIGVFSYLGR